In Capricornis sumatraensis isolate serow.1 chromosome 16, serow.2, whole genome shotgun sequence, a genomic segment contains:
- the LOC138092530 gene encoding glycine N-phenylacetyltransferase isoform X1, with protein MLSEKIKGPAKMFHLHGPQLLQMLEKSLRKSLPESLKVYGTVFHMNQGNPFNLKALVDKWPDFKTVVIRPHEQEMADDFDHYTNTYQIYSKDLNNCQESLATSDVINWKQHLQIQGSQSSLNEVIQSLAATKFVKVEHTQCILYVMPETARKLLPSLLETKNLPVGYGAPKAINEEMFKLSSMDPTHAALVNKFWNFGGNERSQRFIERCIRSFPTFCLLGPEGTPASWSLMDQTGEIRMGATMPEYRGRGLISHMLAVHTRALDQLGIPAYNHTDKANKIVQRISHNLHHIAIPCGWNQWNCEPL; from the exons ATGCTAAGCGAAAAG ATTAAGGGACCTGCCAAGATGTTCCACTTACACGGCCCACAACTGCTGCAGATGTTAGAGAAATCCTTGAGGAAGAGTCTCCCTGAGTCCTTAAAG GTTTACGGGACCGTCTTCCACATgaaccagggaaacccattcaaTCTAAAGGCCCTGGTGGACAAGTGGCCTGATTTTAAGACCGTGGTTATCCGCCCTCACGAGCAG GAGATGGCAGATGACTTTGATCATTACACCAATACCTACCAAATCTATTCTAAGGATCTCAACAACTGTCAAGAGTCCCTTGCCACATCAGATGTCATCAACTGGAAACAGCATTTGCAGATCCAAG GTTCACAGTCCAGTCTGAATGAGGTGATACAGAGTCTTGCAGCCACTAAATTTGTTAAGGTCGAGCACACACAGTGCATTCTCTATGTGATGCCTGAGACAGCGAGGAAACTTCTTCCTTCCCTGCTAGAGACAAAGAACTTACCTGTTGGATACGGCGCACCCAAAGCCAT TAACGAGGAGATGTTTAAGCTCTCATCCATGGATCCTACCCATGCCGCTTTGGTGAATAAATTCTGGAATTTTGGTGGCAACGAGAGGAGCCAGAGGTTCATCGAGCGCTGTATCCGGTCCTTCCCCACCTTCTGCCTGCTGGGGCCCGAGGGGACCCCCGCCTCCTGGTCCCTGATGGACCAGACGGGAGAGATCCGGATGGGGGCCACGATGCCCGAGTACCGTGGCCGCGGGCTCATCTCCCACATGCTGGCTGTCCACACCCGGGCTCTGGACCAGCTTGGCATCCCCGCGTATAACCACACAGACAAAGCCAACAAAATCGTTCAGAGAATCAGCCACAACCTGCATCACATTGCCATCCCCTGTGGGTGGAACCAGTGGAACTGTGAGCCGCTGTGA
- the LOC138092530 gene encoding glycine N-phenylacetyltransferase isoform X3, producing the protein MIKGPAKMFHLHGPQLLQMLEKSLRKSLPESLKVYGTVFHMNQGNPFNLKALVDKWPDFKTVVIRPHEQEMADDFDHYTNTYQIYSKDLNNCQESLATSDVINWKQHLQIQGSQSSLNEVIQSLAATKFVKVEHTQCILYVMPETARKLLPSLLETKNLPVGYGAPKAINEEMFKLSSMDPTHAALVNKFWNFGGNERSQRFIERCIRSFPTFCLLGPEGTPASWSLMDQTGEIRMGATMPEYRGRGLISHMLAVHTRALDQLGIPAYNHTDKANKIVQRISHNLHHIAIPCGWNQWNCEPL; encoded by the exons ATG ATTAAGGGACCTGCCAAGATGTTCCACTTACACGGCCCACAACTGCTGCAGATGTTAGAGAAATCCTTGAGGAAGAGTCTCCCTGAGTCCTTAAAG GTTTACGGGACCGTCTTCCACATgaaccagggaaacccattcaaTCTAAAGGCCCTGGTGGACAAGTGGCCTGATTTTAAGACCGTGGTTATCCGCCCTCACGAGCAG GAGATGGCAGATGACTTTGATCATTACACCAATACCTACCAAATCTATTCTAAGGATCTCAACAACTGTCAAGAGTCCCTTGCCACATCAGATGTCATCAACTGGAAACAGCATTTGCAGATCCAAG GTTCACAGTCCAGTCTGAATGAGGTGATACAGAGTCTTGCAGCCACTAAATTTGTTAAGGTCGAGCACACACAGTGCATTCTCTATGTGATGCCTGAGACAGCGAGGAAACTTCTTCCTTCCCTGCTAGAGACAAAGAACTTACCTGTTGGATACGGCGCACCCAAAGCCAT TAACGAGGAGATGTTTAAGCTCTCATCCATGGATCCTACCCATGCCGCTTTGGTGAATAAATTCTGGAATTTTGGTGGCAACGAGAGGAGCCAGAGGTTCATCGAGCGCTGTATCCGGTCCTTCCCCACCTTCTGCCTGCTGGGGCCCGAGGGGACCCCCGCCTCCTGGTCCCTGATGGACCAGACGGGAGAGATCCGGATGGGGGCCACGATGCCCGAGTACCGTGGCCGCGGGCTCATCTCCCACATGCTGGCTGTCCACACCCGGGCTCTGGACCAGCTTGGCATCCCCGCGTATAACCACACAGACAAAGCCAACAAAATCGTTCAGAGAATCAGCCACAACCTGCATCACATTGCCATCCCCTGTGGGTGGAACCAGTGGAACTGTGAGCCGCTGTGA
- the LOC138092530 gene encoding glycine N-phenylacetyltransferase isoform X2 produces the protein MLSEKIKGPAKMFHLHGPQLLQMLEKSLRKSLPESLKVYGTVFHMNQGNPFNLKALVDKWPDFKTVVIRPHEQMADDFDHYTNTYQIYSKDLNNCQESLATSDVINWKQHLQIQGSQSSLNEVIQSLAATKFVKVEHTQCILYVMPETARKLLPSLLETKNLPVGYGAPKAINEEMFKLSSMDPTHAALVNKFWNFGGNERSQRFIERCIRSFPTFCLLGPEGTPASWSLMDQTGEIRMGATMPEYRGRGLISHMLAVHTRALDQLGIPAYNHTDKANKIVQRISHNLHHIAIPCGWNQWNCEPL, from the exons ATGCTAAGCGAAAAG ATTAAGGGACCTGCCAAGATGTTCCACTTACACGGCCCACAACTGCTGCAGATGTTAGAGAAATCCTTGAGGAAGAGTCTCCCTGAGTCCTTAAAG GTTTACGGGACCGTCTTCCACATgaaccagggaaacccattcaaTCTAAAGGCCCTGGTGGACAAGTGGCCTGATTTTAAGACCGTGGTTATCCGCCCTCACGAGCAG ATGGCAGATGACTTTGATCATTACACCAATACCTACCAAATCTATTCTAAGGATCTCAACAACTGTCAAGAGTCCCTTGCCACATCAGATGTCATCAACTGGAAACAGCATTTGCAGATCCAAG GTTCACAGTCCAGTCTGAATGAGGTGATACAGAGTCTTGCAGCCACTAAATTTGTTAAGGTCGAGCACACACAGTGCATTCTCTATGTGATGCCTGAGACAGCGAGGAAACTTCTTCCTTCCCTGCTAGAGACAAAGAACTTACCTGTTGGATACGGCGCACCCAAAGCCAT TAACGAGGAGATGTTTAAGCTCTCATCCATGGATCCTACCCATGCCGCTTTGGTGAATAAATTCTGGAATTTTGGTGGCAACGAGAGGAGCCAGAGGTTCATCGAGCGCTGTATCCGGTCCTTCCCCACCTTCTGCCTGCTGGGGCCCGAGGGGACCCCCGCCTCCTGGTCCCTGATGGACCAGACGGGAGAGATCCGGATGGGGGCCACGATGCCCGAGTACCGTGGCCGCGGGCTCATCTCCCACATGCTGGCTGTCCACACCCGGGCTCTGGACCAGCTTGGCATCCCCGCGTATAACCACACAGACAAAGCCAACAAAATCGTTCAGAGAATCAGCCACAACCTGCATCACATTGCCATCCCCTGTGGGTGGAACCAGTGGAACTGTGAGCCGCTGTGA
- the LOC138092530 gene encoding glycine N-phenylacetyltransferase isoform X4, whose product MLSEKIKGPAKMFHLHGPQLLQMLEKSLRKSLPESLKVYGTVFHMNQGNPFNLKALVDKWPDFKTVVIRPHEQEMADDFDHYTNTYQIYSKDLNNCQESLATSDVINWKQHLQIQGSQSSLNEVIQSLAATKFVKVEHTQCILYVMPETARKLLPSLLETKNLPVGYGAPKAM is encoded by the exons ATGCTAAGCGAAAAG ATTAAGGGACCTGCCAAGATGTTCCACTTACACGGCCCACAACTGCTGCAGATGTTAGAGAAATCCTTGAGGAAGAGTCTCCCTGAGTCCTTAAAG GTTTACGGGACCGTCTTCCACATgaaccagggaaacccattcaaTCTAAAGGCCCTGGTGGACAAGTGGCCTGATTTTAAGACCGTGGTTATCCGCCCTCACGAGCAG GAGATGGCAGATGACTTTGATCATTACACCAATACCTACCAAATCTATTCTAAGGATCTCAACAACTGTCAAGAGTCCCTTGCCACATCAGATGTCATCAACTGGAAACAGCATTTGCAGATCCAAG GTTCACAGTCCAGTCTGAATGAGGTGATACAGAGTCTTGCAGCCACTAAATTTGTTAAGGTCGAGCACACACAGTGCATTCTCTATGTGATGCCTGAGACAGCGAGGAAACTTCTTCCTTCCCTGCTAGAGACAAAGAACTTACCTGTTGGATACGGCGCACCCAAAGCCATGTGA